One stretch of Hydrogenovibrio kuenenii DSM 12350 DNA includes these proteins:
- a CDS encoding rod-binding protein, with translation MSDLIAPSTDLKAYQQIYSSPNNLNELKQEAKTNQQAALKPVAQQFEALFLSQILKEANKVKFDNGWLDGKQMDFYKDWYNQQLAQDLSSKGSLGLADMIVKQLTPKNPSLHPTNLKANFHQEASSRVQGNNDGQAVKTMTTANNLALRPGNKNNVSAD, from the coding sequence ATGTCAGATTTAATTGCACCTTCTACAGATTTGAAAGCTTATCAGCAGATTTATTCGAGTCCAAATAACTTGAATGAACTGAAACAAGAAGCGAAGACAAACCAGCAAGCGGCACTAAAGCCTGTTGCACAGCAATTTGAAGCGCTGTTTTTATCGCAAATATTGAAAGAAGCTAATAAAGTTAAGTTTGATAATGGCTGGCTTGATGGTAAGCAAATGGATTTTTATAAAGATTGGTATAACCAGCAGTTGGCTCAGGATCTTTCTTCTAAAGGAAGCCTTGGATTGGCCGATATGATAGTAAAGCAACTAACACCTAAGAATCCTTCATTACATCCAACGAATCTTAAGGCGAATTTTCATCAAGAAGCTTCCTCTAGAGTTCAAGGGAATAATGATGGCCAAGCTGTCAAAACAATGACGACAGCTAATAATCTGGCATTAAGACCAGGCAATAAAAATAACGTTAGTGCTGATTAA
- a CDS encoding flagellar basal body P-ring protein FlgI, with translation MLTRKIAIIMTALMIWSSFAQAARVKDLANIAGVRSNQLIGYGLVVGLDGTGDKTAYADQSLMSMLNKFGINLPSGTKTNSKNIAAVAVHADLPAFSKSGQKIDVTVSSLGNAKSLRGGTLLLTPLKGVDGNVYALAQGSLVVGGLNATGADGSKITINIPSVGRIPNGAMVEKTVNTGFDLGNTITLNLKNSDFTTATNLVNAINSKLGPGTASAVDGDSVEVMAPRMPNQRVAFLSMIENIQVKPGVEAARVIINSRTGTVVIGADVKVSAAAVTHGNLVVKVSEAPKVSQPNALAGGTTQVTPSSQLSIQNLGTNQMMKFPKGVTLDDIVQAVNKVGAAPGDLIAILEALKQAGALQADLMVI, from the coding sequence ATGTTAACCAGAAAAATAGCCATTATTATGACGGCTTTAATGATTTGGAGTAGCTTTGCACAAGCAGCTCGAGTCAAAGATTTGGCAAATATCGCTGGTGTGCGAAGTAACCAGTTGATAGGTTATGGCTTGGTTGTCGGTTTAGATGGCACAGGTGATAAGACTGCCTATGCAGATCAAAGCTTGATGAGTATGTTGAATAAATTTGGTATTAACTTACCTTCGGGTACAAAAACCAACTCAAAAAATATTGCAGCCGTTGCGGTACATGCAGATTTACCAGCCTTTTCTAAATCGGGCCAAAAAATAGATGTGACTGTTTCTTCTTTGGGGAATGCTAAAAGTCTTCGCGGTGGAACACTTCTATTAACGCCATTAAAAGGGGTGGATGGTAATGTTTATGCCTTGGCACAAGGTAGTTTGGTTGTTGGCGGTTTAAATGCTACTGGTGCAGACGGTTCAAAAATTACCATTAATATTCCAAGTGTTGGGCGTATTCCAAACGGTGCGATGGTTGAGAAGACAGTAAATACCGGTTTTGACTTAGGCAATACCATTACATTGAATCTTAAAAACTCTGATTTCACAACGGCGACTAATCTGGTCAATGCAATCAATAGTAAGTTGGGGCCAGGTACGGCTTCAGCGGTAGATGGTGACTCTGTTGAGGTGATGGCGCCAAGAATGCCTAATCAACGCGTTGCATTTTTATCAATGATTGAGAATATTCAAGTCAAACCAGGTGTTGAAGCTGCTCGTGTCATTATTAATTCGCGTACAGGAACAGTGGTGATTGGTGCTGATGTTAAAGTTTCTGCAGCAGCAGTCACACACGGTAACTTGGTGGTTAAAGTATCTGAAGCGCCGAAAGTTTCTCAACCGAATGCCCTTGCTGGCGGTACAACACAAGTGACACCGTCATCACAATTAAGTATTCAAAACTTGGGAACAAATCAAATGATGAAGTTTCCAAAAGGCGTTACGTTGGATGATATTGTTCAAGCGGTGAATAAAGTAGGCGCAGCACCAGGTGATCTTATAGCGATTTTAGAAGCTTTGAAGCAAGCCGGTGCATTACAAGCTGACTTGATGGTCATTTAA
- a CDS encoding flagellar basal body L-ring protein FlgH, producing MTRKTYKIKINLKSLAKLAVAAAVVPAVLTGCSATPERMDKFSYEPNFPTNIPTKNIPTNGSLYQTGDSMSLFDDSRAHKVGDIITIQLDEKFDAKKKDEAKYNKTNKQNFGLNGSATAGSSATIFGSKVSPPGLGGGSGVGIGYGSDGSFNGKSDVKQNSSLTGAIAVTVVEVIPNGNLVIRGEKWLTIHDGEEVIRFAGIIRPQDIRPDNTIDSTKVADVRLIYKDTGIAGDMTKPSAVTQWLHKYWPL from the coding sequence ATGACCAGAAAAACATACAAAATAAAAATAAATTTAAAAAGCTTAGCAAAATTAGCTGTTGCAGCGGCTGTTGTTCCAGCTGTTTTGACTGGCTGTTCTGCTACGCCAGAGCGTATGGATAAGTTCAGTTATGAACCTAATTTTCCAACGAATATTCCGACTAAAAATATCCCGACAAATGGTTCACTTTATCAAACTGGGGATAGCATGTCTCTGTTTGACGATTCTCGAGCACATAAAGTCGGAGATATTATTACTATTCAGTTGGACGAAAAGTTTGATGCCAAGAAAAAAGATGAAGCTAAATACAACAAAACCAATAAACAAAATTTTGGCTTAAACGGCTCAGCAACAGCAGGAAGTAGTGCTACTATTTTTGGTAGTAAAGTCTCTCCTCCTGGATTGGGCGGCGGCAGTGGTGTCGGTATTGGTTATGGTTCGGATGGCTCATTTAACGGTAAATCTGATGTTAAGCAAAACTCCAGTTTAACGGGGGCGATTGCGGTAACGGTTGTAGAGGTCATTCCAAATGGTAACTTGGTCATTCGTGGTGAAAAATGGTTAACCATTCACGATGGTGAAGAAGTGATTCGTTTTGCAGGGATTATTCGCCCTCAAGATATTCGACCTGATAACACCATTGATTCAACTAAAGTCGCTGATGTGCGTTTGATTTATAAAGATACGGGAATAGCCGGTGATATGACTAAACCAAGTGCGGTGACACAGTGGTTGCATAAATATTGGCCACTTTAA
- the flgG gene encoding flagellar basal-body rod protein FlgG produces MERALYVAKTGLEGQSFRLAAISNNIANANTYGFKSGRAEFEDLMYQNVRQPGAQATQNEENTLPSGLQLGTGTKAIGVQKIFTQGNAMITNNQLDVMIQGKGFLRALDQNGNVLYTRDGSLQVNQNGDLVTSSGYLIDPNINIPQNVTEVTISSDGQVSGKQPGNIAPTVLGQLELSTFINPAGLESVGQNFYKETLASGTPQDKNPETDEAGSILQGSLEASNVNTVEQLVSMIEAQRTYEMNSKVVSAADGMMKYLNNNV; encoded by the coding sequence ATGGAAAGAGCACTTTACGTAGCCAAAACAGGGTTAGAAGGCCAATCATTCCGGTTAGCTGCTATTTCTAACAATATTGCCAATGCTAATACTTATGGATTTAAATCTGGGCGTGCTGAATTTGAAGATTTGATGTATCAAAATGTTCGTCAACCAGGTGCGCAAGCCACTCAGAACGAAGAAAATACGCTTCCATCTGGGTTGCAGTTAGGTACAGGAACAAAGGCCATAGGCGTTCAAAAGATTTTTACCCAAGGTAACGCCATGATTACCAATAACCAATTGGATGTCATGATTCAAGGTAAAGGTTTTTTGAGAGCGTTAGATCAAAACGGTAACGTGCTTTATACGCGAGATGGTTCTTTGCAAGTTAACCAAAATGGTGACTTGGTGACATCGTCAGGTTATTTGATTGACCCAAATATTAATATTCCTCAAAACGTCACAGAGGTGACCATTTCTAGTGATGGGCAAGTATCAGGGAAACAGCCTGGGAATATTGCACCTACGGTTTTAGGACAGCTTGAGTTGTCTACTTTTATTAACCCTGCCGGTTTGGAATCTGTAGGACAAAACTTCTATAAAGAGACGCTTGCCAGTGGTACGCCACAAGATAAAAACCCAGAAACCGATGAAGCGGGAAGTATTTTGCAAGGTTCTTTAGAAGCGTCAAACGTTAATACGGTTGAACAGCTGGTTAGTATGATCGAAGCACAACGTACTTATGAGATGAACTCTAAGGTTGTGAGCGCGGCTGACGGCATGATGAAGTACCTGAATAATAATGTTTAA
- a CDS encoding flagellar basal body rod protein FlgF, whose amino-acid sequence MDRMLYIAMSGAKEVALSQANNANNLANANTDGFKQDFNEFRAMHVEGPGWNSRAYALDERSGTDFTPGPIKVTGRDLDVVTKENGFFAVRAPDGSEALTRSASLHITPQGDLVDTKGDPILNEGGSPVNIPPAKSVAIGSDGTISFLPADSKTNIMVTLDQLRLVEPDIKNLQKGLDGYVRNTGANLDQANIKVTSGALESSNVNTVEALTNMIELSRKYEMQIKMMSTSKAHAQKSDSLLSLN is encoded by the coding sequence ATGGACCGTATGTTATATATTGCGATGAGTGGTGCGAAAGAGGTAGCTCTTTCACAAGCCAACAACGCAAACAATCTGGCTAACGCCAATACAGATGGGTTCAAACAAGATTTCAACGAATTTCGTGCAATGCATGTTGAAGGCCCTGGTTGGAATTCAAGAGCTTATGCTCTGGATGAACGTTCAGGTACAGACTTTACTCCTGGTCCTATTAAGGTTACAGGTCGTGATCTTGATGTAGTGACAAAAGAGAATGGTTTTTTTGCTGTTCGAGCTCCTGATGGTTCCGAAGCGTTAACTCGCTCTGCTTCGCTGCATATTACGCCTCAAGGTGATTTAGTTGATACCAAAGGTGATCCTATCCTTAATGAGGGAGGATCACCTGTCAATATTCCACCGGCCAAGTCAGTTGCTATAGGTTCAGATGGTACGATTTCATTTTTACCGGCTGATTCAAAAACTAACATCATGGTCACTTTAGACCAATTGAGGTTGGTGGAACCGGACATTAAAAACTTGCAAAAAGGCTTGGATGGCTATGTCCGTAATACGGGTGCGAATTTAGATCAAGCAAATATCAAAGTGACTAGTGGTGCGCTTGAGTCTAGTAACGTTAATACGGTCGAAGCGCTAACAAATATGATCGAATTATCTAGAAAATACGAAATGCAAATCAAAATGATGAGCACCTCAAAAGCACACGCTCAAAAATCTGATAGCTTGTTGAGCTTGAACTAG
- a CDS encoding flagellar hook protein FlgE, with product MSSYDLNALSGINASSTGLSVISNNLANSETVGFKSSRAEFADLFTGAQTSPGSGARVNEITQDFTQGTLNSTGRDLDMAVDGEGFFVLDDQTGKYPNIYTRNGSFKLDQNGFITDQNGNKLQGYALNTTLSTETTPVFQTTLDSINLNELNKTPKATDQMTYNVNLNGDTSNSVDQNGGSVGTATGTGTSGYPTGSNNPRTNLERLVDFNNVAGGSKDPYSGSPDFSTTKSVYDSLGGEHRLTANYYKRDVVSVANSDMTKNSDGSYTVGATGSGDTKYTSWIVQYTMEDQDANGNWITSGHVGDPTNAGNVLGIDPATGNLVSNQVPDTSGSDLLDGQVFELRFDTNGNLINVLQPNPLNATTNLNAPVGTNTPNGPLNWTPTANNKSASLNWVVDSPLTGSNDPLGNPTSSAVNINVDFTDMTQFSGSNNLRGVSQNGYKIGDLVGLKTGLDGVIEANYSNGRAVPVAQVALGNFTDKNALTKLGGQTYAESFGSGTVQVGTANNNGFGTVNAGSLEYSNVDTAGELVKMIQTQRTYQASAQVLSTSQTLMQKILQL from the coding sequence ATGTCATCTTATGATTTAAATGCATTAAGTGGAATTAATGCTTCATCAACTGGCTTGTCAGTTATTTCTAACAACCTGGCAAACTCCGAAACCGTAGGGTTTAAATCCTCTCGTGCTGAGTTTGCTGATCTATTTACTGGTGCTCAAACTTCGCCAGGTAGTGGTGCACGTGTTAATGAAATCACACAAGACTTTACACAGGGTACCTTAAACAGTACCGGTAGAGATTTGGATATGGCTGTTGATGGTGAAGGCTTCTTTGTTTTGGATGACCAAACGGGTAAATATCCGAATATTTACACTCGAAACGGTTCATTTAAATTGGATCAGAATGGTTTTATTACAGATCAAAATGGTAATAAGTTGCAAGGGTATGCTTTAAATACAACGCTTTCAACTGAAACAACTCCTGTGTTTCAAACAACTTTGGATTCTATTAACTTAAACGAGCTTAATAAAACGCCAAAAGCTACCGATCAAATGACCTATAACGTTAACCTGAATGGTGATACTAGCAATAGTGTTGATCAGAACGGAGGCAGCGTAGGTACAGCAACGGGAACTGGAACATCGGGGTATCCTACGGGTTCAAATAATCCGAGAACAAACCTTGAACGTTTGGTTGATTTTAATAATGTAGCTGGCGGTTCTAAGGACCCTTATTCCGGATCACCAGATTTTTCTACCACGAAAAGTGTTTATGACTCACTAGGTGGAGAGCACCGTTTAACGGCAAACTACTATAAGCGAGATGTTGTTTCAGTGGCAAACTCTGATATGACAAAAAATAGTGATGGTTCTTACACCGTCGGCGCTACAGGTTCAGGTGATACCAAGTATACCAGTTGGATTGTACAATATACGATGGAAGACCAAGATGCGAACGGCAACTGGATAACAAGCGGGCATGTGGGTGATCCGACCAACGCTGGTAATGTATTGGGTATTGACCCTGCGACAGGGAATCTTGTAAGTAATCAAGTGCCTGACACGAGTGGTAGTGACCTGTTGGACGGGCAAGTCTTTGAGTTGCGTTTTGACACAAATGGTAATCTGATTAATGTATTGCAGCCAAACCCTCTTAATGCAACAACTAATTTGAACGCTCCAGTAGGGACCAATACTCCGAATGGACCTTTAAATTGGACGCCAACCGCAAACAATAAGAGTGCATCATTAAACTGGGTAGTTGATTCACCTCTAACGGGTTCTAATGATCCTTTAGGAAACCCTACGAGCTCTGCTGTAAACATCAATGTTGATTTTACTGATATGACACAATTCTCTGGTTCTAACAACTTGCGCGGGGTTTCGCAAAACGGTTATAAAATCGGTGATTTGGTTGGTCTAAAAACGGGTCTAGATGGTGTTATCGAAGCCAACTACTCAAACGGGCGAGCAGTACCTGTTGCGCAAGTTGCTTTGGGTAACTTTACCGATAAAAATGCATTGACTAAGCTTGGTGGACAAACTTATGCGGAGTCGTTTGGTTCAGGTACCGTTCAGGTGGGAACTGCAAACAATAACGGCTTTGGGACAGTAAATGCCGGTTCTCTAGAATACTCAAACGTGGATACAGCGGGAGAGCTAGTGAAGATGATTCAAACGCAAAGAACCTATCAGGCGAGTGCTCAAGTATTGTCTACATCACAAACCTTGATGCAAAAGATCCTTCAACTATAA
- a CDS encoding flagellar hook assembly protein FlgD — protein MTVSASTSNDYVKALQQASNPSASAPNKQMGQADFLRLLTTQLQNQDPNKPVDPKDFVTNLTQMSQLQSTNNLNTSMQSMVTGFQGLQTLQAAGIIGKSVQANGQDVTFTQGQDSQFRLSPQAGQNLTDVKVVISNDGGVVKNISVGDLSGDKTLNWNGTDDSGTTLGDGTYKLTAYGTDSNGDIKQINTVVGTKVNSVAIANDGTMKLTLATGEQVSMDAVREISQ, from the coding sequence ATGACTGTTTCAGCATCGACTTCAAATGACTATGTTAAGGCGCTACAGCAAGCATCTAACCCGTCTGCATCGGCGCCTAATAAGCAAATGGGGCAGGCAGATTTTTTGCGTTTGCTAACAACGCAGTTACAGAATCAAGATCCGAATAAGCCGGTTGATCCAAAAGATTTTGTCACTAATTTGACTCAGATGAGTCAATTGCAATCAACCAATAACCTGAATACGTCAATGCAATCAATGGTGACGGGCTTTCAAGGGTTGCAAACATTACAAGCTGCGGGAATTATTGGTAAGTCTGTTCAAGCGAATGGTCAAGATGTGACCTTTACTCAGGGACAGGATTCTCAGTTCCGGTTGTCACCACAAGCAGGCCAAAATTTAACAGATGTAAAAGTCGTTATTTCTAATGATGGTGGTGTTGTCAAAAACATTTCAGTCGGGGATTTGTCTGGTGATAAAACCTTGAATTGGAATGGAACCGATGATAGTGGTACGACACTTGGTGATGGTACTTATAAATTGACTGCTTATGGAACAGATTCTAATGGGGATATTAAGCAGATAAACACAGTAGTAGGTACTAAAGTAAATAGCGTAGCCATCGCTAATGATGGAACGATGAAACTGACTCTTGCAACCGGAGAACAAGTCTCTATGGATGCAGTGCGTGAAATTAGTCAATAG
- the flgC gene encoding flagellar basal body rod protein FlgC — MSMFPTLDISATGMSAQTIRLNTIASNMANVDSISSNAAETYRSKQPVFKTIMDNQTGLPEGGVKIDKIVESKAPLKMEYAPNNPMANKDGYIFRPNVNPVEEMANMLDASRSYETNIQVMNTSKQLLLKTIQLGK, encoded by the coding sequence ATGTCAATGTTTCCGACTTTAGATATTTCCGCAACAGGGATGAGTGCTCAGACAATTCGTTTAAATACGATTGCGTCTAACATGGCAAACGTCGACAGTATTAGCTCAAATGCAGCTGAAACTTATCGTTCTAAACAGCCTGTTTTTAAAACGATTATGGATAATCAAACAGGGTTACCGGAAGGCGGCGTTAAGATCGACAAGATAGTCGAGAGTAAAGCTCCTTTGAAAATGGAATATGCACCAAATAACCCGATGGCTAATAAAGACGGATATATTTTCCGTCCTAATGTCAATCCGGTGGAAGAGATGGCTAACATGTTGGATGCCTCTCGTTCTTATGAAACTAATATCCAAGTCATGAACACGTCTAAGCAATTGTTGCTTAAAACGATTCAACTGGGTAAATAA
- the flgB gene encoding flagellar basal body rod protein FlgB, with protein sequence MDSIFGIHEQALLIRKERESVLANNLANADTPNFKARDLDWRKEIKHAQDQMDAKKFKPDLEMTNSRHIEAFADLSTDDYLKYRVPSQPSLDGNTVEAHVEKAKFMENAIQYQASLEFINGRISGIRAALTGN encoded by the coding sequence ATGGACTCTATTTTTGGAATACATGAACAGGCTTTGTTGATTCGCAAAGAACGTGAAAGTGTTTTGGCAAATAACCTTGCTAATGCGGACACGCCGAATTTTAAAGCTAGAGATTTGGATTGGCGAAAAGAAATTAAACATGCTCAAGATCAGATGGATGCCAAAAAATTTAAACCTGATTTGGAAATGACAAATAGTCGTCATATCGAAGCTTTTGCTGATTTATCTACGGATGATTATTTGAAGTATCGCGTTCCCTCTCAGCCGTCTCTGGATGGTAATACGGTAGAGGCTCATGTTGAGAAGGCGAAGTTCATGGAGAATGCAATTCAGTACCAAGCTTCACTTGAGTTTATTAATGGCAGAATTTCCGGCATTCGTGCCGCTTTAACAGGTAACTAA
- a CDS encoding chemotaxis protein — protein MSSFLKGVDQRTSLAGMNRMELLLFKIQGEQLFGINVFKVREVIRTPFVSPVPKSDPRVVGVADIRGQTMPMIDLAKALDLPSIPADKYSDSLTIVTEFNSSVQGFLVEDVDRIVHLRWEDILPPPDSLQNVNYLTGITRAQDRIVEIVDVEKVLAEVSGRQEEMSDEFLQANQGKTEGHDFFVLGADDSTVARNQLKVTLDKLGIANKIVTNGRIALDFLKKWADDADKGISSPVGQRVLMVISDIEMPEMDGYTLTTNIRKDPRMSDLYVVLSSSLSGGFNASLTEKVGANKFMSKWHPEELAQAIIDRIDEVKNEIEKSA, from the coding sequence ATGTCTAGTTTTCTAAAAGGGGTTGACCAAAGAACATCTCTAGCGGGAATGAACCGCATGGAGTTGCTGTTGTTTAAAATTCAGGGTGAACAGTTATTTGGAATAAACGTATTTAAAGTTCGCGAGGTGATTCGAACACCTTTTGTTTCCCCTGTTCCAAAATCTGATCCTCGAGTGGTAGGGGTCGCAGATATTCGTGGGCAAACCATGCCGATGATTGATTTGGCAAAAGCATTGGATCTTCCTTCTATTCCTGCTGATAAATATAGCGATAGCTTAACCATCGTGACGGAATTTAACAGTTCTGTTCAAGGGTTTTTAGTTGAAGATGTTGATCGTATTGTGCATTTGCGATGGGAAGATATTCTGCCGCCGCCGGATTCATTACAGAACGTCAATTATCTGACAGGGATTACTCGTGCTCAAGATCGAATCGTTGAAATTGTCGATGTCGAAAAAGTGCTAGCCGAAGTGTCTGGGCGTCAAGAAGAAATGTCTGATGAATTCTTGCAAGCCAATCAGGGTAAAACTGAAGGGCATGATTTCTTTGTATTGGGTGCTGATGATTCGACTGTAGCGCGTAATCAGCTGAAAGTGACGCTGGATAAGTTGGGCATCGCGAATAAAATTGTTACGAATGGCCGTATTGCGCTGGATTTCTTGAAAAAGTGGGCTGATGATGCAGATAAGGGTATTTCTTCTCCTGTAGGACAACGTGTTTTGATGGTTATTTCTGATATTGAAATGCCAGAGATGGATGGTTATACCTTGACGACTAACATTCGTAAAGACCCTAGAATGAGTGATCTTTATGTTGTCTTGAGCTCATCATTGAGTGGTGGCTTTAATGCGTCGTTGACTGAAAAAGTTGGCGCGAATAAGTTTATGTCGAAATGGCACCCTGAAGAGTTGGCGCAAGCGATTATTGATCGAATCGATGAAGTGAAAAATGAGATTGAAAAGTCTGCTTAA
- the flgA gene encoding flagellar basal body P-ring formation chaperone FlgA, with amino-acid sequence MITRKILSYPFQFFNLIPAFCRLLQVPLFSLILATTLPVNAFASEEVPHYQSSESLEKLVHDFVKQKVDQHLKNPQIAINPISNRLQLGKCLTPIDLEDKTPDKFAGRMSFKLSCSNPEWKLYVTANIDGEVPVIIAVRGIIRGATIKSSEVQLTYVPFKQARRGSMKHLKGVIGMRSKRGIAPNSIITVKMLQPPYLVFKNQPIKIVTYAGTVKVETEGVALESGTNQQQIPVRNTSSKKIIKGIVIAPNTVWVP; translated from the coding sequence TTGATAACACGAAAAATCCTTTCTTATCCATTCCAGTTTTTTAACTTAATTCCTGCTTTTTGCCGTTTACTGCAAGTACCGCTATTTTCATTAATACTTGCTACAACCCTTCCTGTTAACGCTTTTGCGTCTGAAGAAGTTCCTCACTATCAATCGTCAGAAAGTCTGGAAAAACTGGTACACGACTTCGTAAAGCAAAAAGTTGACCAACATTTAAAGAACCCGCAAATAGCGATTAACCCCATTAGTAATAGATTACAGCTGGGAAAATGCCTAACACCTATTGATCTAGAAGATAAAACGCCTGACAAATTTGCAGGCAGAATGAGTTTTAAACTCAGCTGTAGCAATCCTGAGTGGAAACTCTACGTAACGGCAAATATTGATGGCGAGGTGCCGGTTATTATTGCCGTTCGAGGCATCATCAGAGGAGCAACAATCAAATCCTCGGAAGTACAACTTACTTACGTTCCTTTCAAACAAGCTAGACGGGGTTCAATGAAACACCTTAAAGGCGTTATTGGCATGCGATCAAAAAGAGGAATTGCACCAAACTCCATTATTACTGTAAAAATGTTACAACCGCCCTATTTAGTTTTTAAAAATCAGCCGATAAAGATTGTAACCTATGCTGGCACTGTTAAAGTTGAAACAGAAGGCGTTGCACTCGAAAGCGGAACGAATCAACAACAAATTCCCGTTCGCAACACATCTTCTAAAAAAATCATAAAAGGCATAGTTATTGCTCCCAACACAGTTTGGGTGCCATAA
- the flgM gene encoding flagellar biosynthesis anti-sigma factor FlgM: MDIKRLAAGGLSGRLTETSSGNADKTATNNAKSAPKSADTVTLSTLKDIKALEQQAKSSSVDNSARIAELKQKIKDGTFRVNPDQVAAKLIETEVLLGNSNKA, from the coding sequence ATGGATATTAAAAGATTAGCAGCCGGTGGACTAAGCGGTCGTTTGACTGAAACTTCATCTGGTAATGCAGACAAAACAGCTACAAACAATGCGAAATCGGCACCCAAATCTGCTGATACAGTTACTTTATCGACTTTAAAAGATATTAAAGCGCTTGAACAGCAAGCGAAATCATCTTCTGTTGACAATAGTGCACGAATTGCTGAGCTTAAACAAAAAATTAAAGACGGTACTTTTCGTGTCAACCCAGATCAAGTTGCAGCCAAGTTGATTGAAACAGAAGTATTGCTAGGAAATAGTAATAAAGCCTAA
- a CDS encoding flagella synthesis protein FlgN, whose amino-acid sequence MTFKTVDLEVLSLQLNHLSKSLTDFESVLDQETETLKSTDISPLTDIVKQKHKLSELVSEQFNTLTSLLSDDHMSIKELMMLDSFSTLPKALQEQFETLDQQIITCNDKNTVNGLSVQALNSLNETLIQIFKGQDLENKTYNASGNASTPPTPTKPIGKA is encoded by the coding sequence ATGACATTTAAGACAGTTGATTTAGAAGTCCTTTCCCTACAACTAAATCATCTGTCTAAGTCATTGACTGACTTTGAATCTGTTCTAGACCAAGAAACTGAAACCCTTAAATCTACCGACATTTCCCCCCTTACCGACATTGTTAAGCAAAAACATAAACTATCCGAGCTCGTTTCTGAACAATTCAACACTTTAACTTCATTACTTTCTGATGACCACATGTCTATTAAAGAACTTATGATGTTGGATAGCTTCAGCACCCTACCAAAAGCTTTGCAAGAACAATTTGAAACTCTAGATCAACAAATAATTACCTGCAATGATAAAAATACAGTCAATGGCTTAAGTGTCCAGGCGCTAAATTCACTCAATGAAACACTTATACAAATTTTTAAAGGTCAGGATTTAGAAAATAAAACCTATAATGCCTCAGGAAATGCCTCAACCCCGCCGACACCAACCAAACCTATTGGCAAAGCATAA
- a CDS encoding PilZ domain-containing protein has translation MSSQNNRSFFRIDVMLPCSYHIISEEESIESPLPISPDATYIEKYFMQDLQGLDEQIAEIIEQINQKSNLLAKALTAMNSKINFVLQTIDQKQLTRTIPHRMVNISAGGLAFKVEGPVSETDKVDVLIQPLPEEPPVLARCNIVKVIPESDGTFTVALEYQGLNEDDRRKLVYFIQTKEIEAANQQRGTAKTKNA, from the coding sequence ATGAGTTCTCAAAACAACCGTTCCTTTTTTAGAATTGATGTCATGCTACCTTGTAGCTATCACATCATTTCTGAAGAAGAGAGTATCGAAAGTCCACTTCCTATATCTCCGGATGCGACTTATATTGAAAAATATTTCATGCAAGATCTGCAAGGATTGGACGAACAAATTGCGGAAATTATTGAGCAAATCAACCAAAAGAGTAATTTGCTGGCTAAAGCATTAACTGCAATGAACAGTAAAATTAACTTCGTTTTACAAACCATAGACCAGAAACAACTTACTCGAACCATTCCTCATCGAATGGTCAATATTAGTGCTGGTGGATTGGCTTTTAAAGTAGAAGGACCAGTGAGCGAAACAGATAAAGTTGACGTGCTAATCCAACCTCTACCAGAAGAACCGCCTGTCTTAGCAAGATGTAACATTGTAAAAGTCATTCCTGAATCAGATGGGACTTTTACTGTTGCTTTAGAATACCAAGGGCTGAATGAAGACGATCGACGTAAACTGGTCTACTTCATCCAAACCAAGGAAATAGAGGCTGCCAATCAGCAACGCGGTACTGCTAAAACCAAGAATGCATAA